The proteins below are encoded in one region of Sphingobacterium sp. R2:
- a CDS encoding MFS transporter has product MKRILSIYLDSFRGLSQAAWLLAIVMLINRMGSMVIPFLGLYMTRILHFDIKQVGIVLMCYGIGSVCGSYIGGWLTDRIGSFKVQFGSLVLAAPLFLLIPYFKEVQSLSVMIFTLSLIFDAFRPANSVSVASYAKPENITRAFSLNRLAINLGFSIGPAVAGFLAAISFNWIFYGNSLAVLCAAIIFFVFFHKRQKRSDIRSKKDSTPDNEMSQKGQNPYTDVPFVLFNIFCCIFSFCFFQLITTLPIFYREVHHLNDHQIGFLLGWSGFVIVLLEMFIVHIAEKRFSLISTLVFGTFLCAISYAMLNFSSGLAWLYFTFFIFGLGEMLTLPFMATVSVNRSSPKTQGAYMGFNSLAFSAANIFSPILGTSIVDSFGFTTLWWAIALSLSITAIGFYLVLKWMK; this is encoded by the coding sequence ATGAAAAGAATTTTATCAATATACCTAGACTCCTTTAGAGGACTCTCACAAGCTGCGTGGCTGCTTGCTATTGTCATGCTGATCAATAGAATGGGAAGCATGGTGATTCCATTTCTTGGTCTTTACATGACCAGAATTTTGCACTTTGATATAAAACAAGTCGGAATTGTTTTGATGTGTTATGGTATTGGCTCCGTCTGTGGATCTTACATAGGCGGCTGGCTGACAGATCGAATTGGCAGTTTCAAAGTTCAGTTCGGAAGTCTAGTGTTGGCCGCTCCTTTATTCCTACTGATACCATACTTTAAAGAGGTACAGTCGCTATCCGTCATGATTTTTACGTTAAGCTTGATTTTTGATGCTTTTAGACCTGCAAACTCCGTCTCAGTAGCAAGTTACGCTAAACCTGAAAATATCACCCGCGCCTTTTCATTGAATCGTTTGGCTATAAATCTGGGCTTCTCAATCGGTCCAGCGGTGGCAGGTTTTTTGGCAGCCATCTCTTTCAATTGGATATTTTATGGAAATTCCCTTGCAGTTCTCTGTGCAGCAATAATTTTCTTTGTCTTTTTTCATAAAAGACAAAAAAGAAGCGATATCAGATCAAAAAAAGATAGTACACCTGATAATGAAATGTCTCAAAAAGGGCAAAATCCTTATACCGACGTGCCGTTTGTCCTATTCAATATCTTTTGTTGTATCTTCTCTTTTTGTTTTTTTCAGCTGATCACTACCTTACCGATATTCTACCGAGAAGTCCACCATTTGAATGATCACCAAATTGGATTTCTGCTTGGATGGAGCGGCTTCGTCATCGTGTTGTTAGAGATGTTTATTGTTCATATTGCCGAGAAGAGATTTTCATTAATTAGCACACTCGTCTTTGGAACATTTCTATGTGCCATTTCATATGCCATGCTAAATTTTAGTAGTGGACTTGCTTGGTTATATTTCACATTCTTTATTTTTGGATTGGGAGAAATGCTCACATTGCCTTTTATGGCAACCGTTTCTGTCAATAGGTCTTCCCCAAAAACGCAAGGAGCCTACATGGGCTTCAACTCGCTAGCCTTTTCAGCTGCAAATATTTTTTCGCCAATCCTGGGCACAAGTATTGTCGATTCCTTTGGTTTCACAACGCTATGGTGGGCCATTGCATTGAGTTTATCCATTACAGCCATTGGGTTCTATTTGGTTTTGAAATGGATGAAATAA
- a CDS encoding M13 family metallopeptidase: MKKNILLAALLTCGSLISNAQNNAINVTYMDKSVRPQDDFYNFVNGQWMKTVKIPSDKARWGSFDELRENTDIATLKVLQESLSGDFQKGTDNQKIADLYKSFVDMKTRNALGLEPVKPYLDKIAAIKNFEDLYQYLVEVAPIGGNPFFSGYVYAHLKNSAVNTVYLGGGSLGLGRSYYQVNDKKNEETLNDYSTYISSLYAKSGQLTRDLKGPKIVAYEKQLASNLKTVEQSRDANGRYNPIAVADLKNIVKNIDIAKYLNDVGFKADTVIIPEIKYYENLDKVFNPENLPVIKELLTFHVLNNAASYTTQELNDLSFDFWGRKLKGQKEQRALDKRGVEFVNSIAGELLGKLYVKESFPPEAKAEAEELVSYLIKAFGQHIKDLTWMSDDTKVKALEKLAKFKVKIGYPDKWKDYSKLEVGTSLYANVLASSKWAFYQNLAKQDKPVDKSEWGMTPQTVNAYYSPLFNEIVFPAAILQSPFYDYKADAAVNFGGIGAVIGHELSHGFDDQGAKYDGNGNLNNWWSDRDKAKFEAAADALVRQFESYEPVPGVFVNGRFTLGENIGDLGGSSVAFDALQLYLKDKGDPGLIDGFTQDQRFFLSWATIWRTKTTDEFVVNQVKTDPHSPAQYRAFAPIINLDAFHKAWNTKEGDKMFVPVDKRIKIW; encoded by the coding sequence ATGAAGAAAAACATACTCTTAGCAGCCCTGCTAACCTGTGGCTCATTGATAAGTAACGCGCAAAACAATGCAATTAATGTGACTTATATGGACAAAAGCGTGCGCCCTCAAGATGACTTTTACAATTTTGTGAATGGACAATGGATGAAAACAGTCAAGATTCCTTCAGATAAGGCGCGGTGGGGATCATTTGATGAGCTTCGTGAAAATACAGATATTGCTACGTTAAAGGTACTGCAAGAGTCACTTTCAGGCGATTTTCAGAAAGGAACAGACAATCAGAAGATCGCAGATTTGTATAAATCGTTCGTTGATATGAAGACGCGTAACGCACTTGGATTGGAGCCAGTTAAACCATATCTTGATAAAATCGCTGCGATTAAAAATTTCGAAGATTTATATCAGTATCTTGTTGAAGTGGCGCCTATTGGCGGAAATCCTTTTTTCAGTGGTTATGTTTATGCACATCTTAAGAATTCAGCTGTCAATACGGTATATTTAGGTGGGGGAAGTCTTGGGTTGGGAAGATCCTATTATCAGGTAAATGACAAGAAGAATGAAGAGACGTTAAATGATTATTCCACCTACATCTCTTCACTTTACGCCAAATCAGGTCAACTTACAAGGGATTTAAAGGGTCCTAAGATAGTTGCCTATGAAAAGCAGCTGGCTTCAAATCTTAAAACTGTTGAGCAATCAAGGGACGCCAATGGCCGTTATAATCCGATCGCTGTTGCAGATCTGAAAAACATTGTGAAGAATATAGATATTGCAAAGTACTTAAATGACGTCGGTTTTAAGGCTGACACGGTTATCATACCGGAAATAAAATACTATGAAAACCTCGATAAAGTTTTTAATCCTGAAAATCTACCGGTGATTAAAGAGTTATTGACATTTCATGTCCTAAATAACGCGGCGTCTTACACTACGCAAGAATTAAATGATCTGTCTTTTGATTTTTGGGGGCGTAAGCTGAAAGGACAGAAAGAACAACGTGCGCTAGACAAGCGCGGTGTAGAGTTTGTTAACTCCATCGCGGGAGAGCTATTGGGAAAGTTATATGTGAAGGAAAGCTTTCCTCCTGAGGCTAAAGCCGAGGCTGAAGAGCTTGTAAGCTATTTGATTAAAGCATTCGGCCAGCATATCAAGGATCTTACTTGGATGTCTGACGACACAAAAGTAAAGGCGTTGGAAAAACTTGCTAAGTTTAAAGTTAAAATTGGTTACCCGGATAAGTGGAAAGATTACAGCAAACTTGAAGTGGGCACGTCGTTGTATGCAAACGTATTGGCATCGAGCAAATGGGCATTTTATCAAAATTTGGCCAAACAAGATAAGCCAGTGGACAAGTCTGAATGGGGGATGACCCCGCAAACTGTAAACGCTTATTATAGTCCATTGTTTAACGAAATTGTCTTTCCAGCGGCTATTCTTCAATCTCCGTTCTATGATTACAAGGCCGATGCAGCTGTTAATTTCGGTGGTATTGGTGCGGTAATTGGTCACGAACTTTCGCACGGCTTTGACGATCAGGGCGCTAAATATGATGGGAATGGAAATCTGAACAATTGGTGGAGCGATAGGGATAAGGCAAAATTTGAAGCCGCTGCAGATGCATTGGTCCGTCAATTTGAATCTTATGAACCTGTCCCGGGAGTTTTTGTCAACGGACGTTTCACATTGGGCGAGAATATTGGTGATTTGGGTGGCTCATCTGTCGCTTTTGATGCATTGCAACTTTATTTGAAAGATAAGGGCGATCCCGGATTGATAGATGGGTTTACCCAAGATCAACGCTTCTTCCTTTCTTGGGCAACTATTTGGAGGACCAAAACAACGGATGAGTTTGTGGTCAACCAAGTGAAGACCGATCCCCACTCTCCAGCGCAGTATCGTGCTTTTGCGCCGATTATTAACCTGGACGCTTTTCACAAAGCTTGGAATACCAAGGAGGGAGACAAAATGTTTGTCCCTGTGGATAAGCGGATTAAAATTTGGTAG
- the metA gene encoding homoserine O-succinyltransferase, whose translation MPVKLPNNLPAIELLKKENIFVMSDLRANEQDIRPLRVLVLNLMPLKITTETDFIRLLSNNPLQVEMEFLRLETHVSKNTPEEHLEMFYKSLTEVKENFYDGMIITGAPVEMVAFEEVTYWNEIKTIFDWARTHVTSSLYICWASQAALYHFYEVEKKPLREKLFGVFKHTALDKRHPLFRGFDDEFYIPHSRHTTVEKDDLLTKDGLEILSESPEAGIAIASSRGGREFYLTGHSEYAPFTLDEEYKRDLEKGQQIAMPVNYYIDDNPENRPLVRWTSHANLLFNNWLNYFVYQETPFDLKDVIHLGEIKQG comes from the coding sequence ATGCCCGTCAAACTTCCTAATAACCTTCCTGCTATTGAGCTGCTGAAAAAAGAAAATATATTTGTCATGAGTGATTTAAGAGCAAATGAGCAAGATATTAGACCACTACGTGTTTTAGTACTTAATTTAATGCCTCTTAAAATTACCACTGAAACAGATTTTATCCGTTTGCTGTCCAATAATCCCTTGCAGGTGGAAATGGAGTTTTTACGACTTGAAACACATGTCTCCAAGAACACACCAGAAGAGCACTTGGAAATGTTTTATAAGAGTCTGACTGAGGTAAAGGAAAACTTCTACGATGGAATGATCATTACGGGTGCTCCGGTTGAAATGGTTGCTTTTGAGGAGGTGACCTATTGGAATGAAATCAAGACGATCTTTGATTGGGCGAGAACGCATGTTACCTCCAGCTTGTATATCTGCTGGGCTTCCCAAGCGGCATTATATCATTTTTATGAGGTAGAGAAGAAGCCGTTAAGGGAGAAACTTTTTGGTGTATTTAAGCATACAGCTTTAGATAAAAGACACCCTTTGTTCCGGGGGTTTGATGATGAATTCTATATCCCTCATAGCCGCCACACGACTGTTGAAAAGGATGATCTTTTAACGAAGGATGGTTTGGAAATTCTTTCAGAATCTCCGGAAGCGGGTATTGCTATCGCTTCATCCCGTGGGGGGCGAGAGTTTTATTTGACTGGACACTCGGAATATGCACCTTTTACATTGGACGAAGAATATAAACGAGATCTGGAAAAAGGTCAGCAGATTGCAATGCCAGTCAATTATTATATCGATGATAATCCTGAAAATCGCCCTTTGGTTCGCTGGACAAGTCATGCAAATCTGTTGTTCAATAATTGGTTGAATTACTTCGTTTATCAGGAAACACCTTTTGACCTGAAAGATGTTATCCATTTGGGGGAAATCAAACAGGGATAA
- the acnA gene encoding aconitate hydratase AcnA: MNMSKEKSIREIEINGRSYHYSSIKDLPGGSINRLPFSIRILLENVLRNHDGFSITDDHVNTLINWSPKPVDKDIPFKPARILMQDFTGVPAVVDMASLRAEFIRHGKDGQKINPAIPVDLVVDHSVQVDYFGTEYSYDKNVALEYERNRERYELLKWAQKGLENFTVVPPGMGICHQVNLEYLAKGVIARDNWLFPDTLVGTDSHTPMVNGIGVLGWGVGGIEAEAAMLGQPIFFTCPEVIGLKLSGKIPGICTATDMVLSITKVLREKGVVGKFVEVFGEGLDSLSVTDRATISNMSPEFGCTVTYFPIDDRTLEYMNSTNRSAEQIKIVEDYCKNNLLWRTGKEDIQYSSVVEFDLSNLEPTVSGPKRPQDKILVKDLKATFSTLLDSEHHRQYVPVLQRSESAWLADGGSGTEFTFGKVPVDHASPHEVIQESIHAVRIKHNHKEYIVSDGSIAIAAITSCTNTSNPTVMIGAGLLARNAIERGLRTKSWVKTSLAPGSKVVTQYLERSGLQADLDALRFHTVGYGCTSCIGNSGPLPPQIAEAVEKGELIVASVLSGNRNFEARVHPQVKMNFLMSPMLVVAYALVGRVDINLLEEPIDYDPNGEPVYLKDIWPTREDIMQTVNACVKQSDFQEVYDVIFDGSTDWQELEVNLDQNYQWDNTSTYIKESPFFENLQAVPNPIQDIKNARVLLYLGDSVTTDHISPAGSFKEDTAAGQYLRSHQVSKEDFNSYGSRRGNHEVMMRGTFANVRIKNKITDREGGFSRYFPTNEVKTVYETAMEYRKNNTALIILAGKEYGSGSSRDWAAKGTFLLGVRAVIAESFERIHRSNLVGMGVAPLVFINDENTEKLGLDGTEVYSITGLETDLTPHKLLSVKAVHETGKVTTFQVKARLDSAIEIEYFKNDGILQYVLRQYLKNN; encoded by the coding sequence ATGAATATGAGCAAAGAGAAATCAATACGCGAAATTGAAATTAACGGAAGATCTTACCATTACAGTTCCATTAAGGACCTTCCGGGAGGTAGCATCAATCGCTTACCTTTTAGCATTCGTATATTATTGGAAAATGTTTTGCGTAACCACGATGGATTCAGTATCACGGATGATCATGTTAATACACTGATCAACTGGTCGCCCAAGCCTGTAGATAAAGATATTCCCTTCAAACCGGCCCGGATTTTAATGCAAGATTTTACAGGAGTACCTGCAGTGGTCGATATGGCATCCTTGCGTGCAGAATTTATCCGTCATGGCAAGGATGGACAGAAGATAAATCCCGCCATACCAGTGGATCTCGTGGTTGACCACTCCGTTCAGGTAGATTACTTTGGCACTGAATATTCTTATGATAAAAATGTCGCCCTAGAATATGAACGTAACCGCGAGCGTTATGAACTTCTAAAATGGGCGCAGAAAGGATTAGAAAATTTTACTGTCGTTCCACCAGGGATGGGTATCTGTCACCAGGTCAATTTGGAATATCTAGCCAAAGGCGTTATAGCGCGTGACAATTGGCTTTTTCCAGACACATTGGTAGGTACAGACTCACATACGCCCATGGTCAATGGTATTGGCGTGTTAGGCTGGGGAGTTGGCGGCATAGAAGCTGAAGCAGCCATGCTTGGACAACCCATCTTTTTCACCTGCCCGGAAGTTATCGGTCTTAAGCTCAGTGGAAAAATACCAGGTATATGCACTGCCACAGATATGGTACTTTCCATAACAAAAGTCCTCCGCGAAAAAGGCGTTGTCGGAAAATTTGTTGAAGTATTTGGAGAGGGATTAGACAGTTTATCGGTAACAGATCGTGCAACGATTTCAAATATGTCTCCAGAATTTGGCTGTACGGTTACGTATTTTCCAATTGATGACCGAACCCTCGAATACATGAATAGTACCAATCGAAGTGCTGAACAAATTAAAATTGTCGAAGATTATTGCAAAAATAACCTTCTTTGGCGTACGGGTAAGGAGGATATTCAATATTCTTCGGTGGTGGAATTCGATTTGTCCAATCTAGAGCCTACCGTGTCAGGCCCCAAACGTCCTCAAGATAAGATTTTGGTAAAAGATTTAAAAGCTACATTTTCAACACTGTTGGACAGCGAACACCACCGACAATATGTTCCTGTGCTGCAGCGATCTGAATCAGCATGGCTCGCCGATGGCGGTTCAGGCACAGAGTTTACCTTTGGAAAAGTACCTGTCGACCATGCTTCGCCACATGAAGTTATTCAGGAGTCTATACATGCGGTTCGCATAAAACATAATCATAAGGAGTATATTGTTAGTGATGGTAGTATTGCCATTGCAGCCATCACAAGCTGTACCAACACTTCGAATCCTACCGTCATGATCGGCGCTGGCTTATTGGCTCGAAACGCGATCGAACGCGGACTTCGCACCAAATCTTGGGTAAAAACTTCTTTAGCACCAGGCTCAAAGGTCGTTACGCAATACCTAGAACGATCAGGACTCCAAGCAGACCTTGACGCATTACGTTTTCACACCGTGGGCTATGGTTGTACCTCCTGTATTGGAAACTCAGGCCCCCTCCCGCCCCAAATCGCAGAAGCGGTAGAAAAGGGTGAACTGATTGTCGCCTCAGTATTATCTGGAAATCGAAATTTTGAAGCACGCGTACATCCGCAGGTCAAAATGAATTTTTTGATGTCGCCGATGCTAGTTGTTGCCTATGCCCTCGTCGGGAGAGTTGATATCAATCTATTGGAAGAGCCAATTGATTACGACCCCAACGGTGAGCCTGTATATCTTAAAGATATTTGGCCCACCCGGGAAGATATTATGCAAACCGTCAATGCCTGTGTCAAACAGTCAGACTTTCAAGAAGTTTATGATGTGATCTTCGACGGGTCAACAGATTGGCAAGAACTTGAAGTAAATCTTGACCAAAATTACCAATGGGACAACACTTCCACTTACATCAAGGAATCACCTTTTTTCGAAAATTTACAAGCTGTTCCTAACCCGATACAGGATATTAAAAACGCAAGAGTACTTCTCTATCTCGGCGATTCGGTAACAACGGATCATATCTCTCCTGCCGGCTCATTCAAAGAAGATACGGCAGCTGGACAATACCTTAGATCACATCAGGTAAGTAAAGAAGATTTTAATTCTTATGGATCTAGACGTGGGAATCACGAAGTGATGATGCGCGGAACATTTGCCAATGTGCGTATTAAAAACAAAATTACCGATCGTGAAGGTGGATTTAGCCGTTACTTCCCCACCAATGAGGTGAAGACGGTGTATGAAACCGCTATGGAATACCGCAAAAACAACACAGCGCTCATCATACTTGCGGGAAAAGAGTATGGTTCGGGTTCCTCTAGAGATTGGGCAGCAAAGGGAACATTCCTTCTTGGCGTGCGGGCTGTAATTGCTGAAAGCTTCGAGCGTATCCATCGAAGCAATCTGGTCGGTATGGGCGTAGCACCACTGGTTTTTATCAATGATGAAAATACAGAGAAATTAGGACTAGATGGAACAGAAGTCTATAGCATCACAGGACTTGAGACCGATTTAACACCCCATAAACTTCTTTCGGTAAAGGCGGTACATGAAACCGGAAAAGTCACCACATTTCAGGTAAAAGCAAGGCTTGATTCAGCCATCGAAATTGAGTATTTTAAGAATGACGGGATTCTACAATATGTGCTGCGTCAATATTTAAAGAACAACTAA
- a CDS encoding pentapeptide repeat-containing protein codes for MPTQYRMEELVEQTITKQTFTAELKQVQEFYKCTFEQCDFQDAELVDLLFTNCDFKSCNLSNVSLKGTQLDHVVFDDCKMLGIHFNECSSFSFHANFSNSVLDYSSFFERNIKKFQFEQCSLQHVDFERANLQQVLFKKTNLLNARFVQCNLEGCDFRSSINIQLDPEANRMKKSKFGPEQLPDLLLKYQLIID; via the coding sequence ATGCCAACACAATACAGAATGGAAGAACTTGTCGAACAAACAATCACTAAACAGACATTTACAGCTGAACTGAAGCAAGTTCAGGAATTCTACAAATGCACCTTTGAGCAATGTGATTTCCAGGACGCAGAACTCGTAGATCTTCTATTCACAAATTGTGACTTTAAATCATGTAATCTTTCTAATGTAAGTCTAAAGGGCACACAATTAGATCATGTTGTTTTTGATGACTGCAAAATGCTAGGCATACATTTTAATGAATGTAGTTCATTTTCCTTTCATGCCAATTTCAGCAACTCGGTTCTGGATTACTCCTCTTTTTTTGAAAGAAATATAAAGAAGTTCCAGTTTGAACAATGCTCTTTGCAACATGTAGATTTTGAACGGGCCAACCTTCAACAGGTGCTGTTTAAAAAAACGAATTTGCTAAATGCCCGTTTTGTACAATGCAATCTCGAAGGCTGCGATTTTCGGTCTTCGATCAATATCCAGCTAGATCCAGAGGCCAATCGTATGAAAAAAAGTAAATTTGGCCCGGAACAACTACCTGACCTACTACTTAAATATCAGCTGATTATTGATTAA
- a CDS encoding WG repeat-containing protein, producing the protein MKKISLSFAAILAASTMSFAQINKAFKINYAITYAVDPSEKVQAAPVSVYEAYVNNDKIKVISASGDSEESIFLLKKNEEQSIILYPALTKYVVKENARSPHAIKFVPNQTKMIAGYPCKLAQVEMPISEDNDENSTLSIWYSDKLPATYWEGFDLFKKIPGAVLQLTTPLGMDMIAQNIADSQLDDKDFIVPEDYEQVTSIYDDEEDSEESNQIAENLYLFEDTETNLLGVQDGEEKTIVPAQYLYIAPFVGDLSIVQYKNEKYGAINLAGKPVILFQYDYLGYDDHLGQLVFGLNEKYGVMDKSGKILISANYDMISFINGGYAVFQQKNKYGILNQAGKIIVPATYSYISENNSTHFISIENDTYNLTEIKTNKIVAPDYDLISVTEEPNLFLASKDGKYGYLDGQGKVAIPFIYSGATSFSDGVASVSLADSDDVILINTKGERVEIDAAAEATDTI; encoded by the coding sequence ATGAAAAAAATATCCCTATCATTCGCAGCTATCTTAGCGGCCAGCACAATGTCGTTTGCACAGATCAATAAAGCATTCAAGATCAACTATGCCATTACGTATGCTGTCGATCCCAGCGAAAAAGTACAAGCAGCTCCAGTTTCTGTTTACGAAGCGTATGTTAACAATGATAAAATTAAAGTTATATCAGCTTCCGGAGACAGTGAAGAGTCAATCTTTCTCCTTAAAAAAAATGAAGAACAATCCATTATATTGTACCCTGCGCTGACAAAATACGTCGTTAAAGAAAATGCGCGCAGCCCACATGCGATCAAATTCGTCCCAAACCAGACGAAAATGATTGCCGGTTATCCCTGCAAACTAGCTCAGGTCGAAATGCCAATTTCAGAAGATAATGACGAAAACAGTACCTTGTCGATCTGGTATAGCGATAAATTGCCAGCCACCTATTGGGAGGGATTTGATCTGTTCAAAAAAATCCCCGGGGCGGTGCTGCAGTTAACAACACCTCTTGGAATGGATATGATTGCCCAGAACATCGCCGATAGCCAACTGGACGATAAAGATTTTATCGTTCCTGAGGATTATGAGCAAGTAACATCCATTTATGACGACGAGGAAGATTCGGAAGAAAGCAATCAGATTGCTGAAAACCTGTATTTATTTGAAGATACTGAAACTAATCTCCTAGGGGTACAAGACGGTGAAGAAAAAACAATTGTACCAGCACAATACCTATACATCGCACCATTTGTTGGCGATCTTAGTATAGTTCAATATAAAAATGAAAAATATGGTGCCATTAATCTGGCCGGTAAACCAGTCATCCTCTTCCAATACGATTATTTAGGTTACGATGATCACCTTGGACAACTTGTTTTTGGACTAAACGAAAAATATGGGGTCATGGATAAATCCGGCAAAATTTTAATCTCCGCAAATTATGATATGATATCGTTCATCAACGGTGGTTATGCCGTATTTCAGCAGAAAAATAAATATGGTATATTGAATCAGGCGGGCAAAATAATTGTCCCGGCGACCTATAGCTATATTTCTGAAAATAATTCAACGCATTTCATCAGTATCGAAAACGACACGTATAATCTTACTGAAATAAAAACCAATAAAATCGTTGCTCCAGACTACGATTTAATTTCAGTTACAGAAGAACCTAATCTTTTCCTTGCTAGTAAAGATGGAAAATATGGTTATTTAGATGGTCAGGGAAAAGTGGCCATACCATTTATATACAGCGGGGCTACCTCTTTCAGTGATGGTGTAGCTTCTGTCTCATTAGCGGATTCGGACGATGTAATTTTGATTAATACAAAAGGTGAACGTGTAGAAATAGATGCCGCTGCAGAGGCAACAGATACAATTTAA
- a CDS encoding DUF808 domain-containing protein, with protein MASGIFAILDDIAALMDDVAVASKIATKKTAGILGDDLAVNAEKATGFLASRELPVLWAITKGSLLNKLIIVPIALLLNVFFPIAIKYILILGGFYLAFEGVEKIIEYLFHRKHPTQETKVETVVAENSVAAEKAKVKSAITTDFILSVEIVIIALGTVLGKSLSLQIITVSVVAFLATVGVYGIVALIVRMDDAGYKLIKTSREKGPVASLGRFLVRALPFVIKLLAVVGTFALILVSGGIFAHYIDFLHHALPALPGMIKELLFGLGGGIIVVILFTIGKKLFKKKK; from the coding sequence ATGGCTTCAGGAATATTTGCAATTCTAGATGATATTGCAGCGTTGATGGATGATGTGGCAGTAGCGAGTAAAATCGCAACAAAAAAAACTGCTGGAATCTTAGGTGACGATTTAGCGGTTAATGCCGAAAAAGCGACTGGCTTTTTAGCTTCACGCGAGCTCCCGGTTTTATGGGCAATTACAAAGGGCTCACTGCTCAATAAATTGATAATTGTACCTATAGCATTATTACTAAATGTATTTTTTCCAATTGCCATCAAATATATTTTAATCTTAGGAGGTTTCTATCTTGCTTTTGAAGGTGTTGAGAAGATTATTGAATACCTGTTCCATCGCAAACATCCTACGCAGGAAACAAAAGTGGAGACTGTTGTTGCTGAAAACTCAGTTGCCGCTGAAAAAGCGAAGGTAAAATCGGCTATTACGACAGACTTTATTCTTTCTGTGGAAATCGTCATTATTGCTTTGGGAACAGTTCTGGGAAAAAGCTTGTCCTTACAAATTATTACGGTTTCGGTTGTTGCTTTTCTGGCTACAGTCGGAGTCTATGGTATTGTAGCACTTATCGTTCGTATGGACGATGCAGGTTATAAATTAATTAAAACTTCCCGTGAAAAAGGTCCTGTTGCGAGCCTAGGTCGGTTTTTAGTCCGTGCACTTCCCTTTGTTATCAAATTATTGGCTGTTGTAGGTACATTTGCTTTAATTCTGGTTTCAGGCGGAATATTTGCGCATTATATTGATTTTTTACACCATGCGCTACCAGCCCTGCCAGGAATGATAAAAGAGCTGTTGTTTGGACTAGGAGGAGGTATTATCGTGGTGATTTTATTTACGATTGGCAAAAAGCTGTTTAAAAAGAAAAAATAA
- a CDS encoding DUF4256 domain-containing protein, giving the protein MKNSIAPEDQSLLLETLEKRFNKFANRHPQISWNEVADKLRDNPQKLWSLHQMEKSAGEPDIVIIDPETKVYAYVDCAEESPKGRRSLCFDQKALNDRKENKPIGSAVEEAKKMGTELLSEEQYRQLQMFGEFDLKTSSWIQTPEAIRKLGGALFCDRRYSRVFTYHNGAISYYAARGFRTILFL; this is encoded by the coding sequence ATGAAAAATTCAATTGCACCAGAGGACCAGTCTTTACTGCTGGAGACTTTAGAAAAAAGATTTAATAAATTTGCGAATAGGCATCCACAGATCAGTTGGAATGAGGTTGCTGACAAATTACGTGACAATCCCCAAAAATTGTGGAGCCTCCACCAGATGGAAAAGAGTGCCGGTGAGCCTGATATCGTTATTATTGATCCAGAAACAAAGGTATATGCCTACGTAGACTGTGCGGAGGAAAGCCCCAAAGGAAGAAGAAGTCTTTGTTTTGACCAAAAGGCACTAAATGACAGAAAAGAAAACAAACCTATTGGAAGTGCAGTGGAAGAGGCTAAGAAGATGGGGACTGAGCTCCTTTCCGAAGAACAGTATCGCCAGCTACAGATGTTCGGTGAATTTGATTTGAAAACTTCTAGCTGGATACAAACGCCAGAAGCTATCCGCAAACTTGGTGGTGCTTTATTCTGTGACCGACGCTATAGCCGAGTTTTTACGTATCATAATGGAGCCATCTCTTATTATGCAGCACGCGGTTTTCGCACCATACTTTTTCTTTAA
- a CDS encoding GyrI-like domain-containing protein encodes MKNKTIPSFSIIGLAIRTSNQDGQSAKDIPELWARFFQEDVLSRIPNKISSELYCIYTEYEKDHTLPYTTFLGCKVSNLEEVPEDLDGIHIAENRYQHFTAEGSLEDGIVYETWQKIWSSDLPRTYAADFEIYGEKAQNPQDAKVDIYIGIH; translated from the coding sequence ATGAAAAATAAAACAATTCCTTCATTTAGTATAATTGGCCTCGCCATCCGTACGAGCAACCAAGATGGACAGTCAGCTAAGGACATTCCAGAACTTTGGGCACGCTTTTTTCAAGAAGATGTATTAAGCCGTATACCCAACAAGATATCCAGCGAACTCTACTGTATCTATACCGAATATGAAAAGGATCATACCTTACCTTATACCACTTTCTTGGGCTGTAAAGTGAGCAATCTTGAAGAAGTACCCGAAGACTTGGACGGTATTCATATCGCTGAAAATCGTTACCAACACTTTACTGCAGAAGGAAGTTTAGAAGATGGCATCGTTTATGAAACTTGGCAAAAGATATGGAGCTCAGATTTACCAAGAACGTATGCCGCAGACTTTGAAATATATGGCGAAAAAGCCCAAAATCCACAAGATGCAAAAGTGGATATATACATCGGCATCCATTAG